The DNA window ATGCAAACATCATCTTTGGTGCCATGTACGATGATACCGCAGTAGATTCCGCTAAGATCACCGTTATCGCAACAGGACTGAACGATGCTACTGCAAAACAGGCAAGCGTAAGCAAAGCTTCTGCAGTAACTGCTCAGCCGGTACAGACTGCACCGGTAAGAGAAGCAGCACCGGAAAAACCTGCATTTTCTCAGGGCATGACAATGCCGAGCTTCCAGATGCCAAAAGCAAATCCGGGAGCACCGACCAGCAGTACTGTTCCGAGAAAAGATATCCAGATTCCGGATTTCCTGAAAAGAAGATAAAACAGAAAAGTAACGAACCCCGGGGGCTTAGCTCCGGGGTTTTTGACTTTAATAGAAAAAAATACCTGGAAAACGAACAGAAAGGAATGAACATGGAAAAAGAAGAATTACTGTTGATTCACGGAACGGATTATAAAGCGATGACAAAAGAGATCCTGCATGCGGCAGAACTTTCCGCACAGATCGGAGCGCGGGATAAAAAGATCGGGATCAAGCCGAATCTGGTGGCACCGTCGGAGGCTTCCTGGGGGGCGACGACGCATCCGGAAGTTGTGGCGGGAATCATCGAATATCTGCAGGAGGCGGGATTTCAGAATCTCATCATGCTGGAAGGCTCCTGGGTGGGGGATAAGACGAGAGAATCCATGGAAGTCTGTGGATATGATCGCCTGAGCGAAACGTATCAGGTTCCCTTTAAGGATATGCAGGCAGATCCCGGAGAACTGACGGAGTGCGGCGGGATGGAGCTGGAGATCTGCCGGGAGGCAAAGAGCCTGGACTTTTTGATCAATGTGCCGGTGATGAAGGGGCATTGCCAGACGAAGATCACCTGTGCGCTGAAAAATATGAAAGGACTGCTTCCAAACCGGGAAAAACGTCATTTTCATGCGATGGGACTGCATAAACCGATCGCTCATCTGGCAATCGGTCTGCCGCAGGATTTTATTCTGGTTGACAATATCTGCGGGGACTGGGATTTTGAGGACGGAGGCAATCCGGTAGAGATGAACCGTCTGATCGCCGGAAGAGACCCGGTGCTGGTTGATGCATTTGTCTGCCAGGAGATGGGCTATGCGGTGGAAGAAGTGCCGTATATCCGGATGGCAGAAACGCTGGGAGCAGGATGCGCAGACTGGACACACGCCCGGATCCGGGAACTGAATCCACCGGTTTCGCAGGTGGTAAAGATCGGAAGGAGAAAAGTCATGGAAGTCGCGGATGCGGTAGAAGAGGTGGAATCCTGCAGTGCCTGCTACGGATATCTGATCCCGGCACTCGACCGGTTAAAAGAAGAAGGACTTCTGGAAAAACTGGATACGAAGATCTGTATCGGACAGGGCTATCGGGGGAAAACAGGAACACTGGGAATCGGCAGCTGTACCAGAGGATTTGCCACGTATCTGAAGGGATGTCCGCCTACTGATGAGGAAATCTATCATTTTCTAAAAAAATGTATACAGGAAAAAGAAGAACGGATATAATAAGGAGGACAGGCAACTGCCTGGAAAATAATGTTTCTGTACGTAAAAAGACAGAAAAAAAGGAGGAACATGCTGTGAAGATTTTATTTTATGATACGAAAAGTTATGATAAAGAGTCGTTTGAAGCAAAAGCAAAAGACTATCCGGATATTCAGATCGAATATCTGAAATCCGAACTGGTTCCGAGCACTGCAAAACTGGCAAAAGGTTACGATGCGATCTGTGCATTTGTCAGCAGTGATGTGGGAACCGAGACGATCGAGGTTCTGCATGCATGCGGTGTTAAACTGATCCTGATGCGCTGTGCGGGATTTAACAATGTAGATGTGGAAAAAGCGGCTGCGTGTGGAATCAAAGTGATGCGTGTGCCTGGATATTCTCCGGAAGCCGTAGCGGAACATGCGATGGCACTGGCACTGGCTGCCAACAGAAGAATCCATAAAGCGTACGTGAGAGTCCGTGAAAATGACTTCAGCCTTGGCGGTATGCAGGGGGTAAACTTCTATAAGAAAACAGCCGGTATCGTGGGAACCGGTAAGATCGGTGCGGCAATGGCAAGAATCTGCCATGGATTCGGTATGAATGTCATTGCGTATGATAAATATCAGAATCCGGCACTGGATTTTGTGACCTATGTATCTCTGGATGAGCTGCTGGCGCAGAGTGATCTGATCTCCCTTCACTGCCCGCTGATGGATGAGACTTATCATATGATCAACCGGGAATCCATCCAGAAGATGAAAGACGGTGTGATCCTCGTCAATACTTCCCGTGGCGGTCTGGTAAAAACAGCGGATCTGATCGAGGGTATCCGCGCGAGAAAGTTCTTCGCTGTCGGCCTGGATGTATACGAGGAAGAGAAAAAAAATGTATTTGAGGACCGTTCGGATGAGATCATGGAGACCTCCATCACCGCAAGACTGCTGTCCTTCCCGAATGTCATTATCACTTCCCATCAGGGATTCTTTACTTACGAAGCACTGGATGCGATCAGCGAGACTACACTGAACAATGCGATGGCATTCACAAAAGGCGAAAGAACAGGAAATGAAGTGGAAGTTGAGTAAAAAAGCATTGAATTTCCACCGGTATTATATTATAATGGAACCGATTTAGAAATAAATAGCATGAAAAGCATGGATGAAGAAAGTAATGCAGTCAGATCCTTACAGAGAGAGAAATGTATGGTGGAAGTTTCTTATGGAGAGTTTGCAGGAAAACCACTTCTGAGCTGTGCGTAGAAGGATGTATTTCATCCGAAGCGTTACCGGGTTGCTCTGTTATCGGCAGTAAGAGAAAAAATAAGGTGGAACCGTGCATAACAGCACCCTTAGGTGGCAATCTGTCATCTGAGGGTGCTTTTTTACGCGAGTACCGCGATAACGAGTAAAATTCGCGAAGCGTATTTTATCTCGTCGCGCGTTGATAATCTGAAAAAGGAGAAGAAAAATGGTAAATTTTAAAGAAGATGAACAGTTAAAAACACTGAACCATTCCTGCGCCCATGTGATGGCTCAGGCGATCAAACATCTGTATCCACAGGCAAAGTTCTGGGTTGGACCGGTTGTTGCGGAAGGATTCTATTATGATATCGATCTTGGCGATGATGTGATCCGTGATGAGGATATTGAAAAGATCACAAAAGAGATGAAAAAAGTGGTAAAATCCGGCAAAAAGATCATTCGCCGTGAAGTTTCAAAAGAAGAAGCACTGGAAATGTTCGCCGATGATCCGTACAAACTGGATCTGATCGCAGATCTGGAAGACGGAAATATCACCGTTTACGATCAGGGAGACTTTACCGACCTCTGTCGTGGACCTCACGTAGACAACGTAAAACTCTGTAAACATTTCAAACTGATCCGTCACTCCGGTGCTTACTGGAAAGGTGACAGCAAGAATAAGATGCTGCAGCGTATCTACGGTGTATGTTTCCCGACCGCAGAAGAGCTGGAAGCACATCTGCAGTTGCTCGAGGAAGCAAAAGAGAGAGATCACAGAAAGATCGGAAAAGACATGAACCTGTTCATGGTAGACGATCTGGTTGGACGTGGTCTGCCGATGTTCCTGCCGAAGGGATATACAATCTGGCAGGAGTTGGAAAACTATATCAAAGAAAAAGAGCGTAAACTGGGTTACCTGCACGTTATGACACCGTGTGTTGGTACGGTAAACCTGTATAAGACTTCCGGGCACTGGGATCACTACAAAGAGAACATGTTCCCGCCGATGGAGATGGAAGGAGAATCTTTCGTTCTTCGTCCGATGAACTGCCCGCACCACATGATGATCTATGCAAACAGAAGACATTCTTATAAAAACCTGCCGATCCGTATCGGTGAGATCGCACATGATTTCCGTTATGAGAGCAGCGGAACTCTGAAAGGTATCGAGCGTGGAAGACATTTCTGCCAGAACGATGCCCATCTGTTTGTAACACCGGAACAGATCAAAGATGAGTTTACCAAAGTAGTAGAGTTGATCTTCAACACCTACAAAGATTTCGGTATCACCAATTACCGTTGTGTACTGTCTCTTCGTGATCCGGAAAACAAAGAAAAATATCATGATGATGATGAAATGTGGAACACAGCAGAAGATGCACTGCGTGATGTAATGAACAGCATCGGCATTGAATATACGGAAGAGATCGGAGAGGCTGCATTCTACGGTCCGAAACTGGATGTAAACGTACAGCCGGCGATCGGTAACGAGATCACCCTGTCTACCTGCCAGCTGGACTTCTGCCTGCCGGCAAAATTCAACCTGTCCTACATCGACAGCAACGGAGAAAAACAGACACCGGTTGTTCTGCACCGTGCAATCCTGGGATCTCTGGATCGTTTCATGGCATACATCCTGGAAGAGACCAAAGGAAATCTGCCGACCTGGCTGGCTCCTGTTCAGGCGCGCGTTATGCCGGTTAAGACCGATGATGAAGGGCTGAATGCCTATGCACAGGAAATCGTGGATGCACTGGAAGCAGCAGATGTCCGTGTAGAACTGGATGACCGTGCAGAGAAACTGGGATACCGTATGCGTGAAGGTCAGGTAGAAAAAGTACCGTACCTGCTGGTTGTCGGATTCAACGAGAAAGATGACAGAACCGTTTCCTTCCGTCTGCATGGCGAAAAAGAAACCACCGTTCTGCCGCTGGATACTTTCGTAGAAAAGATCAAAGCAGAGATCAAAGAAAAATCCAGAGAACACATTCATGTAAACTAATTACAGATAAAGTATGAGAAATCCCCTGCGGAAAGTTTTGAGATGAAACCTTCCGACAGGGGATTTTTTACGCGAGTAATGAGCAGAGTCCCATGCTTGCATGGGAATTCTGCGAATACCGCTCTAGCAGGCGGAAGCCTGCTAGAGCGTGTCTGAAAAATCATTTCCGCAATCTGCAAGCCCCACTTTGCGGTATATTTTACCCTCATTCGGTTGCCGTAGCCCGCTACGCCGCCCTCATTCGGATAAAATCTCCCACAAACTGAGACTCGCAGCTCACGAAAAGCCTTTTTCAAACACGCTCTAGCGCTCATTATGAGTAAATAAAAAAGCTGCTGCATACTCTGTATGCAACAGCTCAGATGCCGCTGGCCGGACTCGAACCGGCACGGCTGTTAACCGCTTGATTTTGAGTCAAGTGCGTCTGCCAATTCCGCCACAGCGGCATGGAAAATGGTTTATTAAAACCGAAATCTATGATATCATATCAGTGAATAAAAAGCAAGTATTTTCTTTTTGTATCGAAAGTAAACAGTAAAAAAGGATTTCCTCTTGTATCGGAGAAAGGGAGCAGATATAATAAAAAGACAGAGCTTTTTACATAGAAATAGAAAAACGGGGGAGAAGCGATGGCAGGACAGACAAACTGTGAGAGTTGTGCAAATTACGTATACGATGAAGAATCCGATTGCTACTGCTGTGAAGTAGATCTGGATGAAGATGAGATGTACCGGTTTCTGAGCGATACCTTTTATCAGTGTCCATATTATCAGCTGGATGATGAATATCGGATCGTGAGAAAACAAATGTAAAAAAAAATAAAGTCTCTGTTTCGGTTTGACAAACAAAAGATTGTTCATTAGAATTGAAAGATAGTGGTAACTGTGAAGAAAGAAAACAGTTACAGAAAGTGAGAAAAAGAAACAGGGAGAACGGAGGAAAATTATGTATCAATATCAGGATCAGAAAGAAATGCGCCGGGCACTCAACAGCAAGATGATCATTATGCTGGTCGGAATCATGCTGGTAGTGACAGCGTTGACATCCAGCCTGTCTTACGGTATGCGCTGCTGGTCAATGGCGGGTATGGCAGACGGCGGCGACAAAGATATTCTGGAGGCATTAAAACAGATCGGTATCACAAGCGGAACGCTTCGTATCTGCAGCGTGATCTATTATCTGCAGGCAGTGATCGAGGTATTTGTAGGAGTCTTCTGTGCACGGCTGAGCAACCGTCTGGACAAAAATGCACTTCTGTGGAAGATGGCATGGGTGATTCTGGTTGTGGAAGTGGCAGCAGGTGTCGCATTGACACTGCTTCATATGACGAGTGCAATTATGATTGTTTCTAATCTGCTGTTACCGGGATTTTTGTTATGGGCAGTCAACAGTCTGAGAAAAGTAGCGAAGAATCATCCGGATCGTATCTATGCGGTGGAACCGAATAACCGGAACAAGGGAAAAGAGAAAGAAAAAGGAAAAGCAAAAGCTTCCGTACAGCCGGCAAAAGCAGGTCAGAAAAAAAGTCTGATGGAGCATGCCACTCAGGTGACACCGGCAGATATCACACCGCTGGAACTGACCAGAGAACTGGAAAAAGCCGGAGAGAGCGCCGGGGCTGATCCGGAAACAGCAGCAAAAGATACGGTTGCGGAAGAAAATGAACAGGAAGAAGAAACTTCGGAGAAGACAGAAGAATAAAACAGAAAATCAAAATCCCTGCAAGCCGGAAAGCCACCGGCGATGCGGGGATTTTTGCAATAGAAAGAAGGCGAGACGATGCGATTTTTTCATTTATCCGATCTGCATATCGGAAAACAGTTATACGGTTATTCACTGCTGGAAGATCAGGAGTGGATATTGAACAAAATTTACGAACTGATCGATAAAGAGCGGCCGGACGGCGTCCTGATCGCAGGGGATGTCTATGACAAATCCGTGCCTGCGGCGGAGGCAGTTACCGTATTTGACCGGTTTCTTACTAAGGTAAGTCAGCTGGAACCGAAGATTCCGGTGCTGATCATCAGCGGCAATCATGATTCCCCGGAGCGGCTGTCTTTCGGGGCAGAGATTCTGAGCCGGCAGCAGGTCTATGTGGCGGGCAGCTGTCCACAGTCAGAAAACGAACATCTGAAAAAAGTGACGTTTCAGGATGCGTGGGGCGAGACGGATGTCTGGATGCTGCCGTTTGTAAAGCCGGGATATGTGCGAAAACTGATGGAGGAGAGCAGGAAAAAAACGGACAGAGAAGACGGAGCAGGGCAGGGAAGCTACGGCTCCCAGGAGGCAGATAGAGAGCCGGAAACCGAAAGGGAAGAGATCCGCAGGGATTATAACGAGACGGTAAAATTTCTTCTCGAAAGGGAGAACATCGACACTGCCAGGAGAAATATCCTGATTTCGCATCAGTTCTACACAGCAGGCGGGGAGATACCTAAAACCAGTGATTCCGAGACGATAACGGTAGGCGGACTCGATCAGGTGGAAACCGCGTGTCTGGCACCATTTTCCTATGTGGCGCTGGGACATATTCACCGTCCGCAGTCGATGGGAAGAGAGAGCATCCGTTACTGCGGATCGATGTTAAAATATTCGGTCAGTGAGTGGGCACAGGAAAAATCGGTGACGGAAGTGATCCTGGAAGCGCCGGGACAGGAACCGGTCATCCGGCTGCATCCGCTGAAACCATTGCGCGAGGTATGTGTGATCCGGGGAACCCTCGAAGAAATCCTGGAAGCCAACAAAGACCGCGTCAGTGAGGATTATGTCAGTATCGTTCTGACGGATGAACAGGAACTGTATCAGCCGAAGGAACAGCTGGAGCGGATCTTTACGCATATTCTGGAAGTGCGTACGGAGAGAAACTGGAAACTTGCGAAAGAATGGGAGGACGGACAGGAAGAGGAGACACAGACAGATCCGAAGCTGGTCTTTGAACAGTTCTTCTCCCAGATCCAGGGGCGGCAGCTGCTTGAGGAAGAGGCAGAAGTGCTTGAAGAAGTATTTGCGAAAGTCAGGGAGGATGAAGGATGAGACCGATGATACTGACGATGTCCGCATTTGGCTCCTATGCGGACTGTGTGACGATAGATTTCGGACAGGTACAGCAGGGCGTATTTCTGATCACCGGGGATACCGGGGCAGGTAAGACAACGATCTTTGACGGAATCACCTATGCACTGTACGGACAGACCAGTGGAGGACGGAGAGACGGAACCATGATGCGCAGCCAGTATGCGCCGAGCGGGACAAAAACGTACGTGGATCTGACATTTTCCACCGGCGGACAGGTCTGGCGGGTGCTTCGAAGTCCGGAATACGAGCGGGAGAGCAAACGGCGGAACAAAGACGGCGAGCGGACGATGACAAAGGAGCGGGGCAGTGTGGAACTGTACCAGCCAGACGGCAGTCTGTATCCGGGAACCAGACAGGAGGTTAATCGAAAACTGGTGGAGATCCTCGGGGTGGATGCCAGACAGTTTATGCAGATCGCGATGATCGCGCAGGGGGATTTTCTGCGGCTGCTGCTGGCAAAGTCCGATGAACGAAAAGAAATTTTTTCCCGGATCTTTGACACCCGGATCTTCGGTCGTGTGCAGGAAGAACTGAAAAACAGAAGCAAACGGTGTTACGGCGAACTGGAAGACAACCGGAAGTTGTGTCTGCGGGAAATAGAACAGTTGGAAGTTTCAGAAAGTACGGCGCAGGAAAAGGAAGAACTTCTGAGAACCGGGCAGAAAGAACCGGATCTGGAGGCAGTGCTTGCCTTTGCCGAGCGTTTACTGGAAGAAGAGAAAGCGCAGTATGAACAGAGCCAAAAAGAGATGAAAAAAACAACTGCGGTGCTGGAAAAACTGAATCAGCGCTACAGTGTGGAAAAAGAGCGGGCGCAGAGTTTTGCGAAACTTGCGCAGCTGGAAAAACGGCTCGGCGTACTGGAAGCGGAGAGAGAGGAGAAAGATCAGGAAAAAGAACGAATCGGTGCTGCAAAACGGGCGGCAAAAGTAGAGACGGTCTATGCAGGCTACCGTGAGGCGGCGGAGAGCAGAAAACGGGCCAAGATGCAGGAAAAACAGCTGGAAGGATGGCTGGAGGAACGGAAAGCGGAAACCGGAAAACTGAAAGAGAAAGAGGAAACCTGGAGCAGCTATGTAAAGAAACTGGAAGAAAAAGAGGTGCCGGTTCTCGAACGGCTGCGACAGGCACTCGAACAGTATGGACAGCTCCAGAGTCATCTGAAAGAGGCAGAACGTCTGGAAAAACACAGACAGCAGGAGGCGGACCGTTACCAGAGGGCAGATCGCGCTTACCGGCAGCAGGCAGAACGCTACGAGGCACTGTATCAGGAATATCTTGCCGGACAGGCGGGGATTCTTGCCGCACAGCTGAAAGAGAATGCCCCGTGTCCTGTCTGCGGCTCGCTGCACCACCCTTCCCCCGCGAAACGGCCTTTGGCAAATCTGAGCCAGGAACTGGTGGAAAAGGAGCGGGAACGCCGGAATCAGGCGGAAAATGACCGGGAAGCGTGCAGACAGAAGTACCAGGAGACAGAAAATCGCTATCAGCAGGAAATGGCGGTTATCCGGGAACAGCAGATGCGCCTGTTGCAGAGGGAACAGAACGAAGAAGAAAGCCTGGAAGTGATGAAAAACCGCTGGGAAGAATGGGAAGAGAAAGCCAGGAAACGACTGAAAGACGGGGAAGAAAAACTCCAGGTTTCAAAAAAAGAATTGGATCGAGCCACGCAGAGCCTGCAAAAGTTTTTACAGGAAGAGAACCGGAAAAAAGGGCAGCTCGAAGAGGTACAGCGACAGTGTGAGATTTTCAAAGAGCAGGAAAAAGAAAAACGGACAGCTTATGAAGCGATGCGAAGCGAGCAGCAGTTTGAGACGGAAGAGGATTTTCAGAACGCATGCATGAAACCTGCAGAGCTGGAGCGCCGGGAAAAAGCGCTGGAAGCCTATGAAGAACAGCTCAGACAGAGCCGCCAGGAAGTGAACTGGCTGAGACAGCAGCTGAAAGGAAAAGAAACACCGGATCTTGCACAGACGGAAAGTGAGCTGAAAGAGCAAAAAGAACAGCAGCGGATGCAGGAGAGAGAACTCCGAAAACTGTACAGCCGCAGAGAGACGAATCAGCAGGCGGCCCGGAAGCTGCAACAGCTGACAAAGGAGAGGGAAGAACTGCGAAAACGGTATCAGGTGTTGAATACGCTCAGCCGTACCGCAAACGGCAGTCTCGCCGGTACAGCAAAGATTGATCTCGAATCGTATATGCAGCGGCAGTATTTTCAACAGATGATCCGCTGTGCGAACCGTCATCTGGAACGGATGGCAGCCGGACAGTTTTTGTTAAAATGCAGGAGCCTGGAAAACCTCTCTACTCAGGGAAATGCCGGGCTGGATCTCGATGTGTACAGCCTGATCACCGGAAAGGTGCGGGATGTCAAGACACTGTCCGGCGGGGAATCCTTCATGGCGGCACTGGCGCTGGCACTCGGGATGACGGATGTGATCACACAGGCTGTGGGAGCCGTCCACATCGATACGTTATTTATTGATGAGGGATTTGGCTCGCTCGATGAAAATGCGAGAGAACAGGCAATCCGCATCCTGCAGGGACTTTCCGGCGGCAGCCGCCTGGTGGGAATCATTTCCCATGTGACAGAGCTGAAAGAACAAATCGAGCAAAAACTGGTGGTGACAAAAGGAAAATCCGGCAGTAAAGTCGAGTGGAAATAAGAAAAAGACCTATGCAGACCGCAAAATTTGTGGTACTGTTTTTAATATGGTCTGCAAAGACAAAAAGTAGTTATACAGCAGAAAGGGGTAAGAATCATGAGACAGTATCATGAGACAGAAAAAAATGAGATCCAGAAACTGGCAAAGATGTACCGGGAATTTCTGGATGCAG is part of the Blautia faecicola genome and encodes:
- a CDS encoding DUF362 domain-containing protein; the protein is MEKEELLLIHGTDYKAMTKEILHAAELSAQIGARDKKIGIKPNLVAPSEASWGATTHPEVVAGIIEYLQEAGFQNLIMLEGSWVGDKTRESMEVCGYDRLSETYQVPFKDMQADPGELTECGGMELEICREAKSLDFLINVPVMKGHCQTKITCALKNMKGLLPNREKRHFHAMGLHKPIAHLAIGLPQDFILVDNICGDWDFEDGGNPVEMNRLIAGRDPVLVDAFVCQEMGYAVEEVPYIRMAETLGAGCADWTHARIRELNPPVSQVVKIGRRKVMEVADAVEEVESCSACYGYLIPALDRLKEEGLLEKLDTKICIGQGYRGKTGTLGIGSCTRGFATYLKGCPPTDEEIYHFLKKCIQEKEERI
- a CDS encoding 2-hydroxyacid dehydrogenase, translated to MKILFYDTKSYDKESFEAKAKDYPDIQIEYLKSELVPSTAKLAKGYDAICAFVSSDVGTETIEVLHACGVKLILMRCAGFNNVDVEKAAACGIKVMRVPGYSPEAVAEHAMALALAANRRIHKAYVRVRENDFSLGGMQGVNFYKKTAGIVGTGKIGAAMARICHGFGMNVIAYDKYQNPALDFVTYVSLDELLAQSDLISLHCPLMDETYHMINRESIQKMKDGVILVNTSRGGLVKTADLIEGIRARKFFAVGLDVYEEEKKNVFEDRSDEIMETSITARLLSFPNVIITSHQGFFTYEALDAISETTLNNAMAFTKGERTGNEVEVE
- the thrS gene encoding threonine--tRNA ligase is translated as MVNFKEDEQLKTLNHSCAHVMAQAIKHLYPQAKFWVGPVVAEGFYYDIDLGDDVIRDEDIEKITKEMKKVVKSGKKIIRREVSKEEALEMFADDPYKLDLIADLEDGNITVYDQGDFTDLCRGPHVDNVKLCKHFKLIRHSGAYWKGDSKNKMLQRIYGVCFPTAEELEAHLQLLEEAKERDHRKIGKDMNLFMVDDLVGRGLPMFLPKGYTIWQELENYIKEKERKLGYLHVMTPCVGTVNLYKTSGHWDHYKENMFPPMEMEGESFVLRPMNCPHHMMIYANRRHSYKNLPIRIGEIAHDFRYESSGTLKGIERGRHFCQNDAHLFVTPEQIKDEFTKVVELIFNTYKDFGITNYRCVLSLRDPENKEKYHDDDEMWNTAEDALRDVMNSIGIEYTEEIGEAAFYGPKLDVNVQPAIGNEITLSTCQLDFCLPAKFNLSYIDSNGEKQTPVVLHRAILGSLDRFMAYILEETKGNLPTWLAPVQARVMPVKTDDEGLNAYAQEIVDALEAADVRVELDDRAEKLGYRMREGQVEKVPYLLVVGFNEKDDRTVSFRLHGEKETTVLPLDTFVEKIKAEIKEKSREHIHVN
- a CDS encoding DUF6783 domain-containing protein: MLAWEFCEYRSSRRKPARACLKNHFRNLQAPLCGIFYPHSVAVARYAALIRIKSPTN
- a CDS encoding DUF6472 family protein, coding for MAGQTNCESCANYVYDEESDCYCCEVDLDEDEMYRFLSDTFYQCPYYQLDDEYRIVRKQM
- a CDS encoding exonuclease SbcCD subunit D; its protein translation is MRFFHLSDLHIGKQLYGYSLLEDQEWILNKIYELIDKERPDGVLIAGDVYDKSVPAAEAVTVFDRFLTKVSQLEPKIPVLIISGNHDSPERLSFGAEILSRQQVYVAGSCPQSENEHLKKVTFQDAWGETDVWMLPFVKPGYVRKLMEESRKKTDREDGAGQGSYGSQEADREPETEREEIRRDYNETVKFLLERENIDTARRNILISHQFYTAGGEIPKTSDSETITVGGLDQVETACLAPFSYVALGHIHRPQSMGRESIRYCGSMLKYSVSEWAQEKSVTEVILEAPGQEPVIRLHPLKPLREVCVIRGTLEEILEANKDRVSEDYVSIVLTDEQELYQPKEQLERIFTHILEVRTERNWKLAKEWEDGQEEETQTDPKLVFEQFFSQIQGRQLLEEEAEVLEEVFAKVREDEG
- a CDS encoding AAA family ATPase; its protein translation is MRPMILTMSAFGSYADCVTIDFGQVQQGVFLITGDTGAGKTTIFDGITYALYGQTSGGRRDGTMMRSQYAPSGTKTYVDLTFSTGGQVWRVLRSPEYERESKRRNKDGERTMTKERGSVELYQPDGSLYPGTRQEVNRKLVEILGVDARQFMQIAMIAQGDFLRLLLAKSDERKEIFSRIFDTRIFGRVQEELKNRSKRCYGELEDNRKLCLREIEQLEVSESTAQEKEELLRTGQKEPDLEAVLAFAERLLEEEKAQYEQSQKEMKKTTAVLEKLNQRYSVEKERAQSFAKLAQLEKRLGVLEAEREEKDQEKERIGAAKRAAKVETVYAGYREAAESRKRAKMQEKQLEGWLEERKAETGKLKEKEETWSSYVKKLEEKEVPVLERLRQALEQYGQLQSHLKEAERLEKHRQQEADRYQRADRAYRQQAERYEALYQEYLAGQAGILAAQLKENAPCPVCGSLHHPSPAKRPLANLSQELVEKERERRNQAENDREACRQKYQETENRYQQEMAVIREQQMRLLQREQNEEESLEVMKNRWEEWEEKARKRLKDGEEKLQVSKKELDRATQSLQKFLQEENRKKGQLEEVQRQCEIFKEQEKEKRTAYEAMRSEQQFETEEDFQNACMKPAELERREKALEAYEEQLRQSRQEVNWLRQQLKGKETPDLAQTESELKEQKEQQRMQERELRKLYSRRETNQQAARKLQQLTKEREELRKRYQVLNTLSRTANGSLAGTAKIDLESYMQRQYFQQMIRCANRHLERMAAGQFLLKCRSLENLSTQGNAGLDLDVYSLITGKVRDVKTLSGGESFMAALALALGMTDVITQAVGAVHIDTLFIDEGFGSLDENAREQAIRILQGLSGGSRLVGIISHVTELKEQIEQKLVVTKGKSGSKVEWK